The Candidatus Krumholzibacteriia bacterium genomic interval AGGGCGTGTCGCGGCGCGCGAAGGCGTCGACCGCGGTCTCGCAGAGTTCACGGGACCACAGGGCGTAGCGCGCGTCCCCGGTCGTGCGGGCGGCGCGATCCAGGGTCAGCATCCACCGTGTGAGATAGTGGAAGTACTGGCCGTCGCGATCCCACTCCTCGCGGGCGTCGAAGGGCTCGCGCCGCCCACGCTCGGGGCGTTCCTTTCCGATCCGCAGCCCCCCGCGCGTCGGGTGGAGCGCGCCCTCGTCGTCGTCCAGACCACTCAACCAGCCCTCGCGGGAGTCGTCGTCGCGATGGCGACCGAGCAGACGGTGGACCTGGTCGATCAGGGCCAAGGCCCGCGAACGGAAGCGGTCGTCGCCCGTGCGCTCGTACAGACCGAGGTCGGTCATGACGGCGAAGGCGTCGGTCCAGAGATAGCGGCGGGGCGGGCGCGACGATGTCACGCCAGTGCGGTCGGCGAAACGATCGAGGAGATCGACGGCTTCCAAGACACGCGGATCGGGCACGACGGACTCCTTTGGGAGGTGCTCACCGTGCACACGCTGCCGGTAACAGCCGGTGCCCGCATCGGGGGCATTCCCACCGAACACGTCGTCCGCGCCCGAGGGCACGTCGTCGGGGATGCGTCGCTCAGCCGGCCGGCGACAGATCCGTCGGGGGCAGGGGCATGTCGTCGATCACGTTCCGCAGGAGTTCCTGCTTCTCGTCCCACGGCAGGAAGGCGTGCCGGAATCCGTTGAGGGCGATCTCGCGCACGTGCGCGGCGCCCACGCCGCAGTTCGCGTGGGTGCGCCACAGTTCTTCGGTGACGCTGGTGCGCGTGAACAGCCGGTTGTCGGTGTTCACCGTCACCGGCACGCCCGCTTCGACGATCCGCCGAACGGGATGCTCCTCGAGACTCGGCACGACCTTGGTCTGCACGTTGCTCGAGGGGCAGATCTCCAGGGCGATCTGGCGGTCGACCACGTAGCGCATCAGCGCCGGATCCTCGACCAGCGTGATCCCGTGTCCGATCCGGTGCGCGCCGTTGTACAGCAGGGCCTGGCGGATCGAGTCGGGTCCCCAGGCCTCGCCCGCGTGGATGGTCAGACCCAGCAGATGGTTGCGGGCGTGGTAGAAGGCCGACAGGTGCTCCTTGGCGGGATTGCCGGCCTCGCCTCCCGCGAGGTCGAAGGCGACCACGCCACGGTCGGCGTAGGCGACCGCCAGCTCGGCCTGTCGCAGCGAAGCGCTCTCGAATCGATCACGCAGGCCACAGATGATCAGTCCGGTGCGGATCCCGAAGTCCTTCTGGGCCGCGGCCAGACCATCGAGCACCGCCTCGTTCACCTCTTCGAGGTCGAGACCCTCTTCGGTGTGCAGGACGGGTCCGTAGCGCACCTCGAGGTAGCGCACGTTCTCCCGCGCGTTGTCCTCGGCGAGCTCGTAGGCGGCGCGGCGCAGTGCCTCGGGCGACTGCAGCAGCGGGATCGTGTAGCTGAACCAGGCCAGGAAGGCCTCGAGCGACTCGCTGTCCTCGATCTGCATCAGCACGTCGTGCAGGCCGTCGACACTGTCCGACGGCAGGAGGTCGATTTTGCCCTGCCCGCGCGCGAACTCGAGCATGGTCTCGAGCCGGAGCGAGCCGTCGAGGTGGCAGTGGAGTTCGGCCTTGGGCCAGGCCAGGATGTCGTCGCGGGTGAGGACGGTGGCGGCCTTCATGGGAGCCCTCGTAGTCTGGGACACAGTCGGCTCCGGCCGTCTGTTGGCCGGAAGGTATTCCGCCCAACGTAACACGGGATCGCGCGTCCCGCGCCCTC includes:
- the add gene encoding adenosine deaminase, whose product is MKAATVLTRDDILAWPKAELHCHLDGSLRLETMLEFARGQGKIDLLPSDSVDGLHDVLMQIEDSESLEAFLAWFSYTIPLLQSPEALRRAAYELAEDNARENVRYLEVRYGPVLHTEEGLDLEEVNEAVLDGLAAAQKDFGIRTGLIICGLRDRFESASLRQAELAVAYADRGVVAFDLAGGEAGNPAKEHLSAFYHARNHLLGLTIHAGEAWGPDSIRQALLYNGAHRIGHGITLVEDPALMRYVVDRQIALEICPSSNVQTKVVPSLEEHPVRRIVEAGVPVTVNTDNRLFTRTSVTEELWRTHANCGVGAAHVREIALNGFRHAFLPWDEKQELLRNVIDDMPLPPTDLSPAG